The Pseudanabaena sp. ABRG5-3 genome includes the window TCTATCGAACTCACGCTAAACTAGATTCCAAGTTGATTTTTTAGTTCATCAGTTATATAAGGCATGGCACTTTTTACATTGCGATCGCTCCGAAAAGATTTTGGCATTAAAGAAATTCTCAAAGATGCTAGTTTTAGCCTTGATGAAGGTGACAAAGTCGGGCTGATCGGTACAAACGGGTCAGGCAAATCCACATTACTAAAAATGATCGCAGGATTAGAACATAGCGATGGTGGGGAGCTATGGGTAAATTCCAGTGCCAAAATTATCTATTTGCCACAGCAACCTGACCTAAATGAGGAAAATACAGTTTTAGAGCAGGTGTTTGCCGATAGTGGGGAACAAATGGCTCTGGTTAAAGAATATGAAGAAATTTCCGATAAGTTATCCCACGGTCATGGGGATCAAGATCGGCTATTAGCCCAGTTATCGAGCGTATCGGAACGCATGGATCAAACTGGTGCATGGGATTTAGAAACCAATGCCAAAATAGTTCTCACGAAACTTGGTATTGATGATTTAGAAGCAAAAATTGGCAGCCTTTCGGGTGGATATCGTAAACGAATCGCGATCGCTTCCGCCTTGCTCTCTGCTCCCGATGTCTTACTGATGGATGAGCCAACCAACCACCTCGATGCCCTTTCCGTGGAATGGTTACAAAGCTATCTGAATCGCTATCGTGGTGCGTTACTGCTAATTACCCACGATCGCTATTTTCTCGATAAAGTCACCAATCGCATTATCGAAATTGATCGTGGTGATTTATATTCCTACTCAGGAAATTATTCCTACTATCTAGAAAAAAAAGCCGAAGCAGAAGAATCGGCATTAAGTACTCAGCGCAAACATGCAGGGCTATTACGACGGGAACTAGAATGGCTAAAAAAAGGACCCAAAGCACGTAGTACAAAACAAAAAGCTCGCATTGATCGCGCCCATGCTTTACAAGCTCAGGAATTTAAACAAGCCAATGCCAAAGTTGACATCACTACCGCAGGGCGACGCATTGGTAAAAAAGTGGTGGAACTGAATCGCATTAGCAAGTCCTATGGCGATCGCACTCTAATTAAAGACTTTTCCTATAACTTCACCCCTGAAGATCGCATTGGGATCATCGGCAGCAACGGTGCAGGCAAATCCACGCTGATGAATATGATTACTGGTAAGTTACAGCCCGATGCAGGCACAGTGGAAATCGGTACAACGATCCACTTTGGCTATTTCGATCAACATTCCGATGATCTCCTCGAACATGGTAATCAGCGCGTCATCGACTACCTCAAAGATGTCTCAGAACTCGTCAAGACCTCTGATGGCAGCATAATTACGGCTTCGCAAATGCTAGAGCGATTTCTCTTCCCCGGTAATCAGCAATATGCACCGATCAATAAACTCTCTGGTGGTGAAAAACGGCGCTTATTCCTTCTAAAAGTATTGATGGCAGCTC containing:
- a CDS encoding ABC-F family ATP-binding cassette domain-containing protein, whose amino-acid sequence is MALFTLRSLRKDFGIKEILKDASFSLDEGDKVGLIGTNGSGKSTLLKMIAGLEHSDGGELWVNSSAKIIYLPQQPDLNEENTVLEQVFADSGEQMALVKEYEEISDKLSHGHGDQDRLLAQLSSVSERMDQTGAWDLETNAKIVLTKLGIDDLEAKIGSLSGGYRKRIAIASALLSAPDVLLMDEPTNHLDALSVEWLQSYLNRYRGALLLITHDRYFLDKVTNRIIEIDRGDLYSYSGNYSYYLEKKAEAEESALSTQRKHAGLLRRELEWLKKGPKARSTKQKARIDRAHALQAQEFKQANAKVDITTAGRRIGKKVVELNRISKSYGDRTLIKDFSYNFTPEDRIGIIGSNGAGKSTLMNMITGKLQPDAGTVEIGTTIHFGYFDQHSDDLLEHGNQRVIDYLKDVSELVKTSDGSIITASQMLERFLFPGNQQYAPINKLSGGEKRRLFLLKVLMAAPNVLILDEPTNDLDVQTLAVLEEYLEDFNGCVIVVSHDRYFLDRTVDMVFSFEAAGEVRLYPGNYSVYLDYKKDEAEQESNNNIKDQGNKVSRDQKITNPEPTAPDISKPKTEIRKPTKVSYKEKREYEELEVKIPQMEAEKAQIEKKLYHNPPNGHLELQKLSDRLAELTEAIDKSTERWLELAERV